A region of Myxococcus stipitatus DSM 14675 DNA encodes the following proteins:
- the prfB gene encoding peptide chain release factor 2 (programmed frameshift), with the protein MANDSMEKINGLRERVLALRGHLDLDRKRSRIALIERDSTLPNFWDDNTKAQAMLKEKSTLELSVGAYDKVMRGLDDAQTLLELAAEAADEATAQEAESSLEGLDGDVAKLELARMLSGEQDRSSCFMDINAGAGGTDSMDWAAMLLRMYSRYCEAKGWKVEISDEVPGEEAGFKNVSLRIEGDFAYGYLKAEVGVHRLVRISPFDANARRQTAFASVDVYPEVDDTIQIDIPEKDIDLKFIRGGGAGGQKVNKTSSTAQLRHLPTGIIITCQTERSQSANKDMAFKILRGRLYELEMKKREAARDAAEAAKKDISFGSQIRSYVLAPYRMAKDLRTGVETGNVDSVLDGDLEEFITAQLLGVKNPNRNAALD; encoded by the exons ATGGCGAACGATTCGATGGAGAAGATCAACGGCCTCAGGGAGCGCGTGTTGGCGCTCCGGGGGCATCTT GACCTGGACCGCAAGCGGTCCCGCATTGCGTTGATTGAGCGTGACAGCACGCTGCCGAACTTCTGGGACGACAACACCAAGGCCCAGGCGATGTTGAAGGAGAAGTCCACGCTGGAGCTCAGCGTGGGCGCCTACGACAAGGTGATGCGCGGCCTGGATGACGCGCAGACCTTGCTGGAGCTGGCGGCGGAGGCCGCGGACGAGGCCACGGCCCAGGAGGCGGAGTCCTCGCTGGAGGGGCTGGACGGCGACGTCGCGAAGCTGGAGCTGGCGCGCATGCTGTCCGGCGAGCAGGACCGCAGCAGCTGCTTCATGGACATCAACGCCGGCGCCGGTGGCACCGACTCGATGGACTGGGCGGCCATGCTGCTGCGCATGTACTCGCGCTACTGCGAGGCCAAGGGCTGGAAGGTCGAGATCAGCGACGAGGTGCCGGGCGAAGAGGCGGGCTTCAAGAACGTCTCCCTGCGCATCGAGGGTGACTTCGCCTACGGCTACCTCAAGGCCGAGGTGGGCGTGCACCGGCTGGTGCGCATCTCCCCGTTCGACGCCAACGCCCGGCGCCAGACGGCCTTCGCGTCGGTGGACGTCTATCCGGAAGTCGACGACACGATTCAAATCGACATCCCGGAGAAGGACATCGACCTGAAGTTCATCCGAGGCGGCGGCGCTGGTGGACAGAAGGTGAACAAGACGTCCTCCACCGCGCAGCTGCGCCACCTGCCCACGGGCATCATCATCACCTGCCAGACGGAGCGCTCGCAGTCGGCCAACAAGGACATGGCCTTCAAGATCCTGCGCGGCCGCCTGTACGAGCTGGAGATGAAGAAGCGCGAGGCCGCGCGAGACGCCGCCGAGGCCGCGAAGAAGGACATCTCCTTCGGCTCGCAGATCCGCTCCTACGTCCTGGCCCCCTACCGCATGGCGAAGGACCTGCGCACCGGCGTGGAGACGGGCAACGTGGACTCCGTGCTGGATGGAGACCTGGAGGAGTTCATCACCGCGCAGTTGTTGGGCGTGAAGAACCCCAACCGCAACGCGGCGTTGGACTGA
- a CDS encoding DUF4105 domain-containing protein, producing the protein MLRLSLIVLCLLGSLLAVPARAQTNAVPPWGTGESQAEDLVVSLVTFSPGDDVPSWWGHGSLVVEDRRLGVARVYNYGMFSFDDAMLARFAMGRLEFWVGQARVDGTYRYYRAEDRDVRIQELNLTTEQRLQVSKRLADNVLPENREYLYHHYNDNCVTRLRDMIDVATSGQLREADRAPGRMTLREHTRRYTAPSPPMSVLLDFMMNDEIDHPITRWEEAFLPDELEAQVASLQVKDAQGQSRPLVARQWNYYLSPDRARPPAEPPPWGPWILALGLALGGGALGLAAWARQGSRLARVFLGLENALLGLVLGIPGTALFVMGWVTDHTVTYRNENLFLANPLTLMAVPWGLSLMRGKNPKTRARLFKLWGVLAALGGLGVVLKVLPPFDQDNWRLIALILPISVGMAGAFGLDRILARFTGAARVSAPRDEAVVSLKSP; encoded by the coding sequence ATGCTCCGCTTGTCGCTCATCGTCCTTTGCCTGCTCGGCTCATTGCTCGCGGTGCCCGCACGTGCGCAGACGAACGCCGTGCCGCCCTGGGGAACGGGCGAGAGTCAGGCCGAGGACCTTGTCGTCTCGCTGGTGACCTTCAGCCCGGGAGACGACGTGCCGTCCTGGTGGGGACACGGCTCGCTCGTGGTGGAGGACCGCCGGCTGGGCGTGGCCCGTGTCTACAACTACGGGATGTTCTCCTTCGACGACGCGATGCTGGCCCGCTTCGCGATGGGGCGCCTGGAGTTCTGGGTGGGGCAGGCCCGCGTGGACGGCACCTACCGCTACTACCGCGCCGAGGACCGCGACGTCCGCATCCAGGAGCTCAACCTCACCACGGAGCAGCGGCTCCAGGTCTCCAAGCGGCTGGCCGACAACGTCCTGCCGGAGAACCGCGAGTATCTGTATCACCACTACAACGACAACTGTGTCACGCGACTGCGCGACATGATTGATGTGGCCACCAGCGGCCAGCTCCGCGAGGCCGACCGGGCGCCGGGGCGGATGACGCTGCGCGAGCACACGCGGCGGTACACGGCGCCGAGTCCGCCCATGAGCGTGCTGCTCGACTTCATGATGAACGACGAAATCGACCACCCCATCACTCGCTGGGAGGAGGCCTTCCTCCCGGATGAGCTGGAGGCGCAGGTGGCGTCGCTCCAGGTGAAGGACGCGCAGGGACAGTCGAGACCCCTGGTGGCGCGGCAGTGGAACTACTACCTGTCTCCCGACCGCGCGCGCCCTCCCGCGGAGCCGCCGCCCTGGGGGCCGTGGATTCTCGCGCTGGGGCTGGCGCTGGGCGGAGGGGCTCTGGGCCTCGCGGCCTGGGCGCGACAGGGCAGCCGGCTCGCGCGCGTGTTCCTGGGGTTGGAGAACGCGCTCCTCGGGTTGGTGCTGGGGATTCCCGGCACGGCCCTCTTCGTCATGGGGTGGGTGACGGACCACACGGTGACGTACCGCAACGAGAACCTGTTCCTGGCCAACCCGCTGACGCTGATGGCGGTGCCCTGGGGCCTCTCGCTCATGCGGGGCAAGAACCCCAAGACGCGCGCGCGCCTGTTCAAGCTCTGGGGCGTGCTCGCGGCGCTCGGGGGCCTGGGCGTGGTGCTCAAGGTCCTGCCGCCCTTCGACCAGGACAACTGGCGGCTCATCGCGCTCATCCTCCCCATCTCCGTGGGCATGGCGGGAGCGTTCGGCCTGGACCGGATCCTGGCGCGCTTCACGGGCGCGGCCCGCGTGTCAGCGCCACGGGACGAGGCCGTGGTTTCGCTCAAGTCCCCCTGA
- the ybeY gene encoding rRNA maturation RNase YbeY, which produces MRLRKGKVIPRDDGKRIEEFVGAATTGTDSASVARMLAPPGWSEPAQRPEFDEVVLVLKGELTLVVEGRRERIAAGEVGLVPRGKRVVYRNDGKGACDYWSICAPAFKPERAHIEPPAPRAQENVVTVQVAHPQGKEWGRQLTAWSRDYLRRLSLSDCELSLSVVDDRAIRRLNRTWRDKDKATDVLSFPAGELPRGTPGPRPLGDVVISLDTAKRQAKEYGRTLESEMARYLAHGLLHLLGHDHERPRDAKRMAALEEELLGERGMVADSLQVDAKARRARSLM; this is translated from the coding sequence GTGAGACTGCGCAAGGGCAAGGTCATCCCCCGGGATGACGGCAAGCGCATCGAGGAGTTCGTGGGCGCGGCGACCACGGGCACGGATTCAGCGTCGGTGGCGCGGATGCTCGCGCCCCCCGGCTGGTCCGAGCCCGCGCAGCGGCCGGAGTTCGACGAGGTCGTGCTCGTCCTCAAGGGCGAGCTGACGCTGGTGGTGGAAGGCCGCCGGGAGCGCATCGCCGCGGGCGAGGTGGGCCTGGTGCCGCGCGGCAAGCGCGTCGTGTATCGCAACGACGGCAAGGGCGCGTGCGACTACTGGTCCATCTGCGCTCCCGCCTTCAAGCCGGAGCGCGCGCACATCGAGCCGCCCGCGCCGCGTGCGCAGGAGAACGTGGTGACGGTGCAGGTGGCGCACCCGCAGGGCAAGGAGTGGGGCCGGCAGCTGACGGCGTGGTCTCGCGACTACCTGCGGCGCCTGTCCCTGTCCGACTGCGAGCTGTCCCTGTCCGTGGTGGATGACCGGGCCATCCGCCGCCTCAACCGCACCTGGCGGGACAAGGACAAGGCGACCGACGTGCTGAGCTTCCCCGCGGGAGAGCTTCCCCGAGGGACTCCCGGCCCGCGTCCGCTGGGGGACGTCGTCATCTCGCTGGACACGGCGAAGCGGCAGGCGAAGGAGTACGGCCGCACGCTGGAGTCGGAGATGGCGCGTTATCTGGCGCACGGCCTGTTGCATCTGTTGGGTCATGACCACGAGCGCCCTCGCGACGCGAAGCGCATGGCCGCGCTGGAAGAAGAGCTCCTGGGCGAGCGAGGTATGGTGGCGGACTCTCTCCAGGTGGATGCGAAGGCCCGGAGGGCGAGAAGTCTGATGTAA